A region of the Arachis hypogaea cultivar Tifrunner chromosome 15, arahy.Tifrunner.gnm2.J5K5, whole genome shotgun sequence genome:
TGTATTCACAATTTTCAAATCGGATATTTACCGCAAATCTGGGGATATAATCCGATCCATGAATATCCCTACAAATTTGCTTCCACCTGTATGAATTTTTTAGAACCCGTTTTCAACTTATTCACGTTTATGCGCTATATAGCATTGATTCATTGTTCTggcttctttttttcaaaaataatatcttttacttTTAACTTGATGGATATAGCTCAATTTAGAGAGATAGTTTTAcgttgttaaaaaattaattaaattttgtcattttatataaaatttaaattaaattgaaatcataTTTTAGAGTgacaaatttaatatttaatctcAAATCACTatttataacatataatttacaaatattgatataacattttataaaatctaaaataaaattaaattaaaactaagtATTGCTTGCTGGCATTACATATGAGCTAACCAACTTTTTTTTACACTGAAAATATTGCTTGCTGGCATTTTCTGTGGAATTTTGGATAGGAATGCATTTTggttatatacaaattaaaatgtaTCTTGCACGAgtagtatttattatttttattaagaaaatatagGAAACTTGTTTGTGCATGTGTGACAACCCCTAAAACATTTAAACAGATTGTCCAAGCGTCATAACTACGCCAAGGAATACAAACAAATTTGGGCAAGCAACACAAATTAACAGTTACTTTAAACATCTATCTGATCTATAGTAACTAGAGAACAAAGCTGATGCATGTTTACTTGTTTAGCGAGTATAGATAATCTCATACACTCCTAAAATATGGATGGCAACTCGAGAGGGAGCAGGTGGACCATGACCCGGTTACCGGCAGCAAAATATGGGAAATAATGAAGGCTAACATGCATATAAACAGTCGTAGTCACCATTTAATTTATTGTGAGGATATAAATActatatataaatcaaattcgGTACGTTACCAATAACATTTCtgtcaacttctgccaactcttgttTACGACTGTGTTTAATGAAAGTGTTTTTGTGGATGTGTTTAatcaaaatgtcttttttatgatTGTGTTTAATGAAAATGTCTTTACATATGTATTTCCTAGATGGATGTGTCTCCTTATAcatatgtttaaaatataataattaattattattaacaataagtTAGCAGATAGTATATTAATACTCTATACTTTTTctatataaaataacaaattagATGAACTTGGCAGTTGGCAAATAATTAAgaatgaaagtaaactaatgcAACGTTAATTAACTAACTCATTCCATAGTTTCTGCGTGgcacatatgtatatatatgacgAATTGAGGCAAGTGTTCAACTAATAACGCACGAGAAGGAATACAATAAACGAACGTAACAAATACAAAATTTATATACGGGGAGAAAATCACGAGTTATTGGGTttacgttgttgttgttgttgattatttGTTCTTCTAAGAGAAAAAGCATCGCCATGTCTCATAATCCAGAATCTCTCAATTTCTTCTGCTTTACGACCTGGAATGCGCCCGGCTATCAAATCCCACCTGTTTGTCATCGTAACAACGTACTAACTACTAAGTACTAAGCTATTAGCTActtaattaattcaataataagTTCCATAAATTAATCACATCTATATATGTATAATTCTAAAGAGGTATCATGATGAGTTattaaactacaactaacaaacCCAACTCCCGTTCCATTATATTGCATGCAGGtacatacatattatatattataataaaaaatattatttgtacactaaaatcaactactaaaatcagctactaatatatttgtatatataaatatatgtatagtttaatttatttttaatacgtatttatattttagtatgtattttatactgatagctaattttggtgactgattttaatatatacgtAGTATAACTCTAttataatatatgataatatacaaaaataatatttgtatactaaaatcaataactaaaattagttactaatgtattgtgtataaatatatgtgatttaatttatttttaatatatatttatattttaatatatattttatattaataataaattttatggaCTAATTTTAAGGTAGACGTAGCATAATCGGTTAATATATTCATCCGCGGTTGTTGAAATTAGATAGCTGCTTAGGtaaataaaatgtaaaacaaAGATAGCTAGTAAGGACGTGGGGTGTCTGTGTTAGAAGAGAATAATGTAAGATTGCAACAAACGATGAACTGGGCTATAATacattttatcaaaaatattatttgtaagctaataTCAggcattaaaattagttattatatatttatatataaatatatattatttaatttatttttaatatatattttatattataatttatattttataccaataaataattattaattttaatgtaatatTATTTCATATTCATACACTAAATTAAGGATAAGTAGCTAGGAAGAGAGTAAAATGAACCGGCATATGtatcaaaataattttgtttatatCAGCTGGTTCATTTTGTTCTTAAGATCAAAATTAACCAAATATatcattcattaaatattaagtgAAAGCGTAAAAACTAAATTTACCATGAATTATTAACGAAAAAATAGGATTTAACTActttgtgttttaaaaatatattttaaaaatataataataaaattttttaatatttttgatgtatttaatatattaaaaatgtaaaagaaaaaatattttttataaaacatttttttatagtttaatCTATGTCTTTAAAAGACAATTTAggaaaattcaaaagaataaagaaaataaaatctggATGGTTGTTTGTGACGTTGTGCGTGCCCTACCTACCCACTAACTAAAAAGAAGgaagattattaaaaaataaaaaaataaaaatgaagaaagatGCATATACCTATCGCCAACAAGGCCATACATCCTGCGAATAAGATCCTCCTCTTGCTCGCTCATTTCTATAAATTCCCACTCATTACTACTCACTTCTGCATCCATTAACatataaattaacaaaaagaagtgtatgtgtgtatgtgtgtgtgtggaaTGAGATGAGAAGAGAGCGATGAAAATTAAACAAACCTTCAGAGTTAGTACTTGCAGTTGTAGAGAGCTTTGCCTTATTCTTCTGGGAACGGCGCTCCTCCATTATATTTTATGAGAGCCCACAACAGAGCAAATATAATTCTCTTTCTTTTCAAACTGCTGcgaaacaaaacaaaacacatGCCACTTATTATATAGCTTTGGCCATTATTCTTCAGTCAAACTAACTAACACGTAGcttcaaatatatataataaattttttttccccCGATCCCCTAATGTTCAAAGGTACTtcgaatataattttttttatattataacttTCAAGTGTGTACCCCGTTgaagactaaaataaaaacaaaagagcaAAGTAaaagtttaataattttaatttatattggtcaatatttttaattaataatttaattatttttagtttaataatttaatattatatttaataattaataaaaaaataataaattatatagttTTATAATATTactcaaaacaaaaaaattttataaataaatttaaaatttaattttgatacattgattataatataaaatattttatatggttacttaatcatatttaattttttaaataaatatttacataattaaagtaaaaattatttttttgtgatgtaataatatataaaattaaaaatacatgtaattttttttatatttatcatgTATcgaaattaaattcattaatttataaaataataccCTTGATTTTTTCCTCTCAAATCCTACTCTCTTTGATATCTTATTACTTTGGGATATATGTATAGttgtaataatttatttattaacaaCTAACAGTGTCATCCTCTCTTGTCTGTTTAATATTATATTCGACAGTGATATTTTCTGCTTATGTACATATTTCAAGTTTTTATTAATCTTTCCGCTTTAATTTAGAGAAGGGCCATggttgaaaatattaaatatctcTTACAAGGCAAATCGTTGACAATAATCACAATATCTAGAGAGATCCCAAGATTACCCTCTCAAATCTTCAAGAAGGAAATTAAATAACTTCTTGTGTCCCGGACAGCAGAGGATATAAACGCCATACAACGTCGtcaacttaattataaaaataaaaaaataatgatgacCGCTTGGTGAATGCATCATATAGTATAGGAAGGGCTGGTACAAATGCAAAGCAATCTATCTCACTtcataaaaagagaatatacaatgagtTTGACTAGTAGATATTTCTTTTTCTGTGCTCCAATAAAGTAAGGAAGCAAAGTATTTTAAATAGAACTTGTTTTATAATTAATGTGACTATTCTTTTATAATTAAGTTGCGGTAACGATATAGATAAAAAGATGGATTTAGGTTGAATATTTTATTGCCTTATCTTAGCTATTATGCAACATATCTAGAAACTTGTTTTAATAATACGaattggaaaagtatagggtaccaacatattatctgccaacttctgccgactcttatttataattgtgttttatggaagtgtgttcatggatgtgtctaataattaatatattttaaatacatatataaagagacacatccaaaatatatatctataaagacacttttattaaacacagctataaaaaacacatttttattagacacatccacgaacacacttctatgaaacacaattataaataagagttggcagaagttggcagatatgctgttggtaacgtagcggaaccgATACGAATTATAATGGATCGGCATTCTAGAATGCACGTCGCTTTCTCGATCACCTTCATTTTCCTATTAATTAACGGCCTTTTatataaaatcatcattgattCTAGAAGACTAGGGATTAGGCAATTTGACTAATGGATCATGAAAGGTACACGTtagatggaaaaaaaaaaaaatcaaccactaaattaataataaatataataaaatatcaaatatatattaaaaataaattaaatattatatatttatatgatgattaatttgataattatttttgtatatgtttaatatttttatattataacaaattagaacataataaataaatatattttatctaaaaaaataaatttgaataacAAACACCACTGTTAATATAaagtttatataaaatatttaatgctAATAACTTTATTAAATTCAGTAAAAAAATTTACTTTGATAAATTACATTGTATgagtataaattaaataaatcatttaataaatatttattgacTTGTGAATCGAGATATAAGACTTACATAATTTTAGCACGTACACTAACGTAAACATATATGGAtatttaattatacattattattacatTACCCTACCAATTATttaacttatatatataattttaaattgtttaataTAACTTCACATTAATAAAATTCACATATGatgataatatatataatcaaacaATAGTATAAATTTTTCTAGGCTCTTGACATATGGCAATTTGTTTGGTTATACCATTAGCTAGTTTGATAAGAAGTAAAGAAGGATAGATATATTAACTATCAAAAAGCTTTTGAATATTacaaagatattttgaaaaatccATAATAAAAGTtgcacttttcat
Encoded here:
- the LOC112746910 gene encoding MYB-like transcription factor ETC3, producing the protein MEERRSQKNKAKLSTTASTNSEEVSSNEWEFIEMSEQEEDLIRRMYGLVGDRWDLIAGRIPGRKAEEIERFWIMRHGDAFSLRRTNNQQQQQRKPNNS